The genome window TAGGCAACTGGATCATTTAGGAAACTTAAAAAATATTGCTTCCTATATTTACTACAACTACTAGGGAAATATGACTGATGTAAGCCCTTGGCAGATTATTTAATAGAAACTCTTTACGTGGCAACAATAAGGCTTGaaagtttttctttgattttttttttaataaaagagagagagagagagagagagagagagagagagagagagagagagagagagagagatttggttAAGCTCGCCATAAAGGATTCGCCTGTTGTTCTAACTTATTGCAAACCTAAACTGAGGCCTTAATCTTTGAATCACAGATCAGTTTGGAATTTGGACGCTGTGGATTCTCATGTGAATTGGCTAATCCAGTTCCATCTCTAGCCAATATTTGACACAATATGTGGTATTATCGATGGATTGGTGCCTGCTAGGGTGTCAAAAAATCAAACCGATTCCATTGAATCCATCAAAATCAATGGGATCAAAATCGATGCCAATTAATCGAACTCCTTATTGGTTTGATATATCTTAGGTTGAATTTCGGTAGAATCTAACAAGAgcggtgaatcttcacgtatGTGAATGTCTTTGATCCATAgatatggcatctattttctctctcctcatttgaTAGATGCCATGTCCACAGACCAAGGACGTTAACGTATATTCACACCCGTGAAGATTCACCTGCTTGGAATCTGACTCGATATCTGTTGCTCTATGTATTAAGGATGGGAGGACCATGCCTTGATGTTTTGAGTAAAAATGGCGCAAGCTTGTGGGAGTTAATTAGATGGCATCTCTTGAAGCATCTCTCATTGTGTTCACGAAGTTAATTCAATGGTGGATACGATTGTAAACGTGCCATTTCTTTGAGGGGGATTTACATTTGGAATGTTCCTTCAAGGTTTTCGTTACAAAACCTCAGATAGGATGTGCAGTCGAGATCTTGCTATAgattttgattgaatttttctttttttgagggATTTCTTATCTGATGATGACTATGCCTAAGGTGGATAACTTATCCGTTTTTTAGTATCTTTGTATGAAAGTATTTCATTATTTCATAATAAAAATCTTGTtgttttctaacaaaaaaaaaaagtatcattttttggggaaaatgtTTTATGTAGGAAAATACAGCTTCTGTGCCCAAAGACATGGGGTGCGGGATGACCAGCCCGCcccacatgaaagagaaaatgacgTTTTGTGGATGCTTCTTCTTGTCTTCCAATTGGTTCTCTCACACGCGTAGGAACCACACTCTCCCACAGAAAACACTTCCCCaaccccctttttattttaaaaaccaCTAAACGATCAAAATTGACCCTACCTACCAACCGAGACTCTAacaaaatttaatgaaaatatGTTAGTTCTATGTTTTTTCAAGTCTTAGATAAATTAATGAACTTAATCATCAATTATTGGCATCACAGGTTGACAATAATCCTGTAAATTAAAACACAATTTAGGCCGGGAATATTCATATTGCTAATTCCTGTTTGTGGTTTCTTGTTAATTTCAAGTTCCCACTGAGTTCATTAAGCAAACATGTGATCATCTAGTGCAATTGGCACGGGTTTTACTCGATTCAATACTTAATTAAACAAAGACAAGGCTAATTAGGTGGATTGCATGTACTGTTTAATTTCAGATATAGTCTGTGAAGTGGAAAGAGTTCATCCGAAGAACATTAAATTTTAACGAAACTTGGCTGCTACCTGTAACCCCTGGCAGTAACTAaggaaatagaatcttaaaGGTAGGGATGGAAAATTCCATCTGTTGGTAGTAGTTACAGCTCTTGGCTACAACCTAGGTAcaagtcaattttttttcaactcCTATGGTTGCAATGAAGTTCCTATCCTTTTATATGCTTGACTCCTTGCAAAAGTACGGTGCCAAGCATTCAAGTCATAGTACAAGGAGTGTCCCAGTAATTTTTCCTAGATTTTATAAGAACCTCCAATCCTCACATTAGAGAGAAAATTCTCCTTCCAACCACCAAGCTTATTTTGAATTCTTTCCACAACATACATAACATTATAGAAATGAATACTTGATACAGTACTGTACgttttcaattttattaaaataacaCCTAATATATTAGTATTATAAAATGGTGTAAAAAGGATTGTaacctttattttttggtaaaaaaagatTGTAACCCGATTAAATATTCCAATATTGAGAAATGAATAAAATCATTATACGGATCCATTGACAATCCTAGTttcctggttttttttttttttttttggaaattcaTGGAACAAGAATAGATGTCAATGAAAATTATGAGAACTTGGAAAATGGTACCCACAGTACCCAGGAGTGCGTGCCTAAGTACTGCCAACCATTTGATGTACATTGGGAGCATAGGGCATTGAAAAGGTTCCGGGTCTAATGtcgagggcatttttggtaGTGGGCATTATTTtaagaattgaaattgaatctgTGATTTGGCAATTCGGGTTGAAATAGGTAGTCACCAATTAAGATTTTGGCCACTTCATATCAGTAgtcattgaattttttttttttggtaaaaacaagTTCATTCAACTAATATGCCTGAACAACACAAGGTTTGGATGCAATGCATCCAGAACCTAGGAGTGGAATATGACGTTGTCTTACTGGGAATCAACAAGGTCTTCGATGCTAGGGCTTGGATAAAATCAAAGGAATCCATAGAAGAAATGCTATAGGCACAACTTACAAAATGGTTGAGTACATTACAAGGAccacaatgataaaaaaaaaggaaggagcaTGAAAACCAAATCCCAATGCTTTTCAAAAATAGTGACCGACAGTATGCCCCGACTACAAGCTCCTAGACCACCTCCAACAAGTCCTCCATCGAGGCTCTTCATCATGTCAAGTCTAAAAACTCTCACCTCGTTAGTCATTGGAGTGGAATCAGATTGGCCGATCTAATCCGACGCTTCAATTCATTTTCGGTGTCAAAATAGTTGGATCAGATCGATTCTCAGTCACCGCCAATCCCATTTCTAACATATAATGACTTGAAATTGGTTGGACCAAATTGATTTTGGCCAATTTCAATCTAATTTGAATCAAAACCGGCAATGACTGATTCAATCCCAATTCTACTTACATTGTTCTTTTATTACATTAGGTATGACTGGTTTTGCCAATATTAGCAGTTGGTTAAGGATTATTTGTTGAAATAGCTACCGCCATGACATGTCTCGAGTTGGAGTCCCCCTCCTTTTCGTTGGTGACTTTTTCTTGAGTTGGGATGCCACGTGGTTGCCTTTGCCTTGTCATCCTAGTTGGCGTATGGACCTTTATGGGGAATgtctaaaaagaaaaggggatgGTTGGCTTTCGATTGCATCCATTAGAACCAATCGATTTGTTCCAAACTTTGGCCAGCCAAACCTAACAAGATCCGGTCGGGCCGGTTTCTAAAACTCAATTAGATACCCCTGACACTTGATACGTTACCATAAGTAGAGCGAAACGGTTGCTTACGCCTTACGCGTTTCGTGAacactttctttcttcttcgctCCTCCAAAGGTGAAACCCTAACTAACAAACCCTTATTTCAGAGAAGAGTTCGTGGTTCCTGCAGATTTTCGAATTATTTTCAGAAAGATGtaagtcttcttcttctgttctttaaTGTGTTTTATCTTCATCTGATCATTCTTTCTTTCAGAAAAATCCTTCTTGTTTATATGGTTCTGGTCTCTGTTTTGGTGAGAAAATACTAGGTTTTCATCTCTCAGTGTTATTGGTGTGTTGTTAGGGTTTCATGGTGAATTTCCTATAAACGTTGGCAACTTTGATTCTGTATGCGTTAGTTAATTGATGAAAAGATTTGGCTTGCTACATGTTTGTGGGTTTCTTCAAGTAATTTCCTGATGGTTTTGTTCATCTGTTGCGCACTGaattttgatattcttgttcATTATCTAGAGAGAAAGTGCTTGGTGGTGTTCTTAATTTCTTCTGGCTGACTTGGCGGGTGACTTGGCTTACGCCTTCTCATCTCTAGCTTAATTTCTATtcaagttatttttttttttgaagttatttattttgagtttcttttcatGTTCTTTCTCAAATTTATGCAACTTGGGGCTGTTGTCGGATTTGGAACGACTCATCTCTTGCTTTTCTTTGCCTGTTCTTTCtgaaatttccctttttttcttctcgttGTATTAGCTCCGTAAGAACTCTTCTGTGTCACCTCTGTGCCCATTATTCTACATATCTGGTTTTATATTGGAAATTTGTTATTTAAATTTTGGTTGTTTTTCAGATGGCCACAAAACCGATGACTAGCAAAGCAATTGCTCGTACGGAGAAGAAAATGAACATGACCTTAGGTATGTTGGTTTCTGtatgagattttattttcttacgaTAATAGTTTATGTGGTTCCGTGACCATTTGTGTTTTCATGGATGCAGATGATATCATCAAGATGTCCAAGAAATCTAATTTCATGGCTATAAAGCAGAGGGCATCAGTaagtagcttttttttttctggaaatttatctcattataatatgttattttatttttctacagatttgttttctttgcaTAATATCTTACAGATGGGGAATATATTCTGCAGAACAAAAGCCAAAAATTCTTGAATGCTGGCTCTAACAAAGGGAATGTGTCAAAACTGCGTCGTTTTATGGATTCCAGATCTTCTGTTAGACAGGTACTCCAAATGGATGGACTTCATGTTTTCAAATCTTAAATAGATCTATTTAAACTTTGTTACTCCCCTGTTCATGGGAAAAATTTATTAATCTTGGTATATTTGTTATTCTGCTTGCAGGGGGTTCTTGCTGAGAGAAGGTCaaagttccaagggaatcagtTTCCTCTGGCCACTGAGGCTGCCAGGAAAGCTGCAGCTGCCCCTGTTCGTGCCAGAGCTATTGGTTATGGTAGGATGGTTAATTGGAATCAGCCAAGGTACTCCCAGAGtccttaatttattattttatgctTGAAATATCAAATATTTATTGATATTCAGTAATATATACCTtcaatattttgatattgaGGAATATGTTTCCTACC of Macadamia integrifolia cultivar HAES 741 unplaced genomic scaffold, SCU_Mint_v3 scaffold108, whole genome shotgun sequence contains these proteins:
- the LOC122062611 gene encoding uncharacterized protein LOC122062611 isoform X1, which encodes MATKPMTSKAIARTEKKMNMTLDDIIKMSKKSNFMAIKQRASNKSQKFLNAGSNKGNVSKLRRFMDSRSSVRQGVLAERRSKFQGNQFPLATEAARKAAAAPVRARAIGYGRMVNWNQPRIGAPPAQRRFSRGGFFGKQQAKVVPKLRPQTLDSLFANMKEQRMKASSHQMRRGRFQQHQRKRDRFNSYSN
- the LOC122062611 gene encoding uncharacterized protein LOC122062611 isoform X2; the protein is MATKPMTSKAIARTEKKMNMTLDDIIKMSKKSNFMAIKQRASNKSQKFLNAGSNKGNVSKLRRFMDSRSSVRQGVLAERRSKFQGNQFPLATEAARKAAAAPVRARAIGYGRMVNWNQPRIGAPPAQRRFSRGGFFGKQAKVVPKLRPQTLDSLFANMKEQRMKASSHQMRRGRFQQHQRKRDRFNSYSN
- the LOC122062611 gene encoding uncharacterized protein LOC122062611 isoform X3, with product MATKPMTSKAIARTEKKMNMTLDDIIKMSKKSNFMAIKQRASNKSQKFLNAGSNKGNVSKLRRFMDSRSSVRQGVLAERRSKFQGNQFPLATEAARKAAAAPVRARAIGYGRMVNWNQPR